From Apium graveolens cultivar Ventura chromosome 9, ASM990537v1, whole genome shotgun sequence, the proteins below share one genomic window:
- the LOC141686563 gene encoding uncharacterized protein LOC141686563 — translation MIPYIAYLRDGTLPEDQNKARYLKHKAARFFLEEGQIYRRTFFAPTLKCVDPEEANYCLREVHEGICGDHLAAKALAYKIIRQGYYWPTTHFDSVAYVQKCPQCQKFSNVPKQSPSLPASVLSPILFAV, via the coding sequence ATGATTCCTTACATAGCTTACTTAAGAGATGGGACGCTCCCGGAAGACCAGAACAAGGCCAGATATTTGAAGCACAAAGCTGCTCGTTTCTTCCTGGAAGAGGGTCAGATATACAGAAGAACCTTTTTCGCACCTACCTTGAAATGTGTAGACCCTGAGGAGGCCAATTATTGCCTCCGAGAGGTTCATGAAGGCATCTGCGGAGACCACCTGGCAGCCAAAGCTCTAGCTTACAAAATCATCAGGCAAGGGTATTACTGGCCCACGACACACTTCGACTCCGTCGCTTACGTCCAGAAGTGCCCCCAGTGCCAGAAATTCAGCAATGTTCCCAAACAAAGCCCGAGCCTGCCAGCATCAGTGTTATCTCCTATCCTGTTTGCGGTATAG
- the LOC141683711 gene encoding protein LURP-one-related 11-like has protein sequence MGKVYPCKPSTSSGATTSSSANMYTIWMKSLVVNGNGYTVYDSDGKVVYRIDNYDIKCRNEVYLMDLQGNVLCTISRKKLLRFGVWDGYKGCGPKVKNEKPWFEVTNSCNFLKKDSEYRVNIGSDENLSTDCYKIGEMSNKKSEFKIINGQGIIVAEVKQKLSACGVTLGNDVLSLKVEPTVDQSFIMALVAVHGLLNNRM, from the exons ATGGGGAAGGTCTATCCCTGCAAACCATCTACATCTTCTGGTGCAACAACCAGTAGCAGTGCAAATATGTACACAATCTGGATGAAATCTCTTGTGGTTAATGGAAATGGCTACACGGTTTATGATTCAGATGGCAAAGTTGTTTATCGTATCGATAATTATGATATCAAGTGCAGAAATGAAGTTTATCTCATGGATCTTCAAGGCAATGTTCTATGTAcaatttcaagaaag AAACTACTAAGATTTGGTGTTTGGGATGGCTACAAGGGGTGTGGTCCGAAAGTAAAGAATGAGAAGCCATGGTTTGAAGTTACAAACAGCTGCAACTTCTTGAAGAAAGATTCAGAATATCGTGTAAATATCGGAAGTGATGAAAATTTAAGTACAGATTGTTATAAGATTGGAGAAATGAGTAACAAAAAGTCCGAATTCAAGATAATTAACGGCCAAGGAATAATTGTTGCTGAAGTTAAACAGAAGCTATCAGCCTGTGGAGTTACCTTAGGAAATGACGTATTGAGCTTAAAAGTCGAGCCAACTGTAGATCAATCGTTTATAATGGCTCTTGTAGCTGTGCATGGATTACTTAACAATAGAATGTAA
- the LOC141683710 gene encoding uncharacterized protein LOC141683710: MFKSARWRSDKNKIKAVFKLQFHATQVSWSGGDTLMISLIPADGARPTSVMNRVKIRDGSCYWEKPVYETMKFIQDPRTGKINERSYNVIFSTGLSKFGVLGEVSIDFADYALATKLSSLSLPLKNTKFEAVLNVTIERVQDSVDQREIGEGETQRDNYKDKSLRAHLSNSDIDEDNKTEKSEEESFNKIISHVVELNENCRASCGSEVTTSSSDTSSEQNTTQVLGMTNINTTKDGNSFLSSLVRSKPDASTGINDERQISQSEWSGGSLPDASTDDSLNSPREALLDERSQDTSEILIEKLKNELAVLARQAELSDLELQTLRKNIVKESKRVQDLSREVISLKEERDSFKEECEKAKMRNKLQYKGGDPRALLEELREELNHEKDLSANLRIQLQKTQESNSELILAVQDLDEMLEEKNKETLDLSNKSVTTKDAKSIWETDSRCSVDLDDDQKSLEKLVMERTDARDADMQERKIIDLCGEVEIYKRERDDLEMQMEQLALDYEILKQENHDISSKLKQSQLQDQLKTQYECSDCAASYSALDGYKIKFESLETELKKQSQEFSDSLLAASNLEKYAKSLEEELEKQAQSFESDLEKLTCSKVEQEQRAIRAEENLRKTRWQNANTAVRLQEEFKRLSEQMDSTFLANEKVATKALTEADKLRTEKNCLEEMLRQAKKEILLVTEHHEAKLLEISRQLESKLNQIEKLQSEVEYKSVEFKNQRKHAEETRKTLSQEIQSLQSEIGRLERLKSFSSKQTEENKILRAELEQMKAAVEDTELLLEKAATERNDLESMAALLKMEGQTLLKDLNKMRSVKDEAKSMTENLRSELGTLRTQYDELKHFSAAEESQKEKFQKQVIQLKGELKKKEDALNYVERKIKDGNGRSPNSEVAKTRNNKNVPVPRGSKEVVTLKEKIKSLEDQLKLKEAALEMSSKTFLVKEEDLHKKIKDLEKSLEILNQNAASFCGYKSQKFKEDGGNLNAEREEAKSRAQNLNTTKFINEEMRDSPALAERNTDNSSDNELKDPVKDSKNCGNVDKLLNEMELLKERNVSMECDLRDMQQRYSEISLKFAEVEGERQQLVMTLRNFKNPNKGWSLFA, translated from the exons ATGTTTAAGTCAGCGAGATGGAGGAGCGACAAGAACAAGATCAAAGCTGTTTTCAAGTTACAATTTCATGCAACTCAG GTATCATGGTCCGGAGGGGATACATTGATGATATCGCTGATTCCTGCGGATGGTGCAAGGCCAACTTCAGTAATGAATAGAGTGAAGATTCGAGATGGAAGCTGTTACTGGGAAAAACCTGTGTATGAAACAATGAAGTTCATTCAGGATCCGAGAACTGGGAAGATTAATGAGAGATCGTATAATGTCATCTTCTCAACT GGATTGTCGAAATTTGGTGTTCTTGGTGAAGTTTCTattgattttgcagattatgctcTGGCCACAAAGCTTTCCTCGCTATCTCTTCCACTCAAAAACACGAAATTTGAGGCTGTACTGAAT GTTACAATCGAGAGGGTCCAGGATTCTGTTGATCAGAG AGAAATTGGAGAGGGTGAAACTCAGAGAGATAACTATAAGGATAAGAGCTTGAGGGCACATTTAAGCAATAGCGACATAGATGAAGATAATAAAACCGAAAAATCTGAA GAAGAATCTTTCAATAAGATAATATCACATGTTGTGGAGCTGAACGAGAACTGCAGGGCTTCTTGTGGATCTGAAGTTACAACATCAAGTTCGGATACCAGCTCTGAACAAAATACAACTCAGGTGCTTGGCATGACGAATATCAATACCACTAAAGATGGTAATAGCTTTCTATCTTCTCTAGTTAGGTCAAAGCCTGATGCCTCCACAGGAATCAATGATGAACGGCAAATATCACAATCTGAATGGTCAGGAGGTTCTCTTCCGGATGCAAGTACAGATGATTCATTGAACAGTCCACGTGAGGCTCTTTTAGATGAGCGGTCTCAGGACACTTCAGAGATTTTGATTGAGAAGCTTAAAAATGAGCTTGCTGTTTTAGCAAGACAGGCAGAACTTTCAGACTTGGAATTACAGACCTTGCGTAAAAATATTGTGAAGGAAAGCAAAAGGGTGCAGGATCTTTCAAGAGAGGTCATTAGTCTGAAGGAAGAACGAGACTCGTTTAAAGAAGAGTGTGAAAAAGCTAAAATGCGAAACAAATTGCAGTATAAAGGAGGTGATCCTCGGGCTCTTCTTGAAGAACTGAGGGAAGAACTGAACCATGAGAAGGATTTAAGTGCAAATCTTCGTATCCAACTTCAAAAGACACAAGAATCAAACAGTGAGTTGATTCTTGCTGTGCAGGACCTGGATGAAATGTTGGAAGAGAAGAACAAGGAGACACTTGACCTTTCAAACAAATCAGTAACAACTAAGGATGCAAAAAGCATCTGGGAAACTGACTCCAGATGCAGTGTCGATCTTGATGACGATCAAAAATCATTGGAAAAGCTTGTCATGGAGCGCACTGATGCCAGGGACGCAGACATGCAGGAGAGAAAGATCATAGACCTCTGTGGTGAAGTTGAGATCTACAAGAGAGAAAGAGATGATCTGGAGATGCAAATGGAGCAGCTTGCCCTTGATTACGAGATCTTAAAGCAAGAAAACCATGACATCTCAAGTAAATTAAAGCAGAGTCAGTTGCAAGATCAACTAAAGACGCAGTATGAATGTTCTGACTGTGCAGCTTCTTATTCCGCTCTAGATGGCTATAAAATTAAGTTCGAGAGCTTGGAAACTGAGCTGAAGAAACAGTCACAAGAATTCTCTGACTCTTTGCTCGCTGCAAGTAATCTTGAAAAATATGCCAAAAGCTTAGAGGAAGAGCTAGAGAAGCAGGCACAAAGCTTCGAATCTGATCTAGAAAAGCTCACTTGTTCCAAAGTTGAGCAAGAGCAGAGAGCCATACGAGCAGAGGAGAATCTGAGAAAGACACGATGGCAAAATGCTAATACAGCAGTTAGGCTTCAGGAAGAATTCAAAAGGCTCTCTGAGCAAATGGATTCTACATTTTTAGCAAATGAAAAGGTAGCTACAAAAGCATTAACCGAAGCTGATAAACTTCGGACTGAGAAAAACTGTCTAGAAGAAATGCTCCGCCAAGCTAAGAAAGAGATCCTGTTAGTTACGGAGCATCATGAAGCGAAGCTGCTTGAAATTTCCAGGCAGCTTGAGTCAAAGTTAAATCAAATAGAAAAGCTACAGTCAGAAGTTGAATATAAGTCTGTTGAGTTCAAAAATCAAAGAAAGCATGCTGAAGAAACTCGAAAAACTCTTTCTCAGGAGATCCAATCTCTTCAATCAGAGATCGGAAGGCTGGAAAGACTAAAATCTTTTTCCTCTAAGCAAACAGAGGAGAATAAAATCTTGAGAGCTGAGCTGGAACAAATGAAGGCAGCGGTAGAGGATACTGAATTGCTACTGGAAAAAGCGGCGACTGAAAGAAATGACTTGGAAAGCATGGCAGCATTGCTGAAGATGGAAGGTCAGACTTTACTCAAAGATTTGAACAAAATGAGAAGTGTTAAGGATGAAGCAAAGTCAATGACTGAAAATCTACGGTCAGAACTGGGAACCCTTAGAACACAATATGATGAGTTGAAACATTTTTCAGCAGCGGAAGAGTCGCAGAAAGAAAAATTTCAAAAGCAGGTTATCCAACTGAAAGGTGAGCTTAAAAAGAAGGAAGATGCATTAAACTATGTAGAGAGAAAAATTAAAGATGGCAATGGACGATCACCAAATTCTGAGGTAGCCAAAACAAGAAACAATAAAAATGTCCCGGTTCCTCGTGGCTCTAAAGAGGTTGTAACTCTGAAGGAAAAAATTAAATCACTCGAG GATCAGCTGAAGCTGAAAGAAGCTGCTCTTGAGATGTCATCAAAAACATTTCTTGTAAAGGAAGAAGATCTCCATAAGAAAATTAAAGATCTTGAGAAAAGTTTGGAAATTCTCAATCAAAATGCTGCAAGTTTCTGCGGCTACAAGAGCCAAAAG TTCAAGGAAGACGGTGGGAACCTCAATGCTGAAAGGGAAGAAGCAAAATCTAGAGCTCAAAATTTGAACACCACAAAATTCATAAATGAGGAAATGAGAGATTCACCAGCATTGGCAGAAAG AAATACCGACAACTCTTCAGATAATGAGCTAAAAGACCCTGTAAAAGATTCCAAAAATTGTGGAAACGTTGACAAATTATTGAATGAAATGGAATTACTGAAGGAGAGAAATGTATCAATGGAATGTGATCTGAGGGATATGCAACAGAGATATTCCGAAATAAGTCTGAAGTTTGCTGAGGTCGAGGGTGAAAGACAACAACTTGTAATGACACTGCGCAACTTCAAAAATCCTAACAAAGGTTGGTCATTGTTTGCCTGA